Genomic segment of Deinococcus planocerae:
GAAAGCGTCCAGGGCGATGTTGTCCTGCTGGGTGCGGCTGGCGAACCTGAAGGGGCCGCTCCCCACCGGTTTGAGGCCGAAGTTCTTTCCGGCGGCCCGGGCCGCGGTCGGCGAGACGATCATGCCCGAGCGGTCGCTCAAGACGGCCAGCAGCGGGCCGTAGGGGGCGCTCAAGGTCAGGCGGACGGTGGTGGGGTTCAGGGCCGTGACGCTCTTGACGGCAGACAGTTCGTTCTTGCGGGCGCTGCCTTCCAGGGTCAGGTTGCGCTCAAGGGAGTATTTCACGGCCGCGGCGTCCAGCGGGGTGCCGTCATGAAATTCCACCCCGCCGCGCAGGGTGAAGGTGTAGGTGAGGCCGCCGTCCGTGATCTTCCAGCTCCTTGCCAGGGAAGGAACGATTTTGAGTTGGTCGTCGACCTCGACGAGCCGGTCGAACACCTGGTACAGCACCTGCCGATCGACCGCCGCCGCCGACAGGGCCGGGTCAAGGCGAACCGGTTCGGCGTCCAAGCCCACCGTGAGGGTTTGCGCCAGGGCGGCTCCGGTGGTCAGGAAGGAGAGAGCGAGCAAGACGCGAACGCACGAGGCCTTGGGCATGGTCAACTCCTGGCGGGCAGCTCACTCCCCGTGAACCGGGCGGGACGCTTGGCACGCGTGTCCGGTTGCGTTCGCCCCCTGAACGCCGCAGGGAAGAGCACGTCTCATCGGTCACGGAGCCTGGGGTGGTCAGGGCGGCACGTGATGCTCGACCGGATGGACAGCCACCGCTGTCGGGCACTCCGGTCACGGCAGGGTTGTCGGTGTGATGGTTGATCATAACGGCGGGGTCTTCGGGCGTCAACCACCGGTCCTCGGCCCCATCGGGAAAGACAAGGGCGGGACGGTGTGGGCGCCGACCCGCCTTCCGGGCCAGCTCAGGTTCACACTGCTGCGCCGCTGCCTGGCCAACCCCTCGGCGCTGGTGGCCGTGGTCGTGCTCCTGGTCCTGACGGTCTTGTCGCTGGCGGCGCCGTGGATCACGCCCTACGGACCGAGCACGGCGTCCTTCGACGCGCTGAGCCGGGGGCCCAGCCGCGCCCACTGGTTCGGAACCGACGACCTGGGCCGGGACGGGTTCACCCGCACCCTGTACGGCGGAAGGGTCTCCCTGACGGCGGGCATCGTGTCGGTCCTCGTCGCCGCCCTCCTCGGCACGTCTCTCGGGCTGCTGGCCGGGTACTTCCGGGGGTGGCTCGACGAGGTGCTCATGCGGGTGGTGGACGCGCTGCTCGCCCTCCCGTTCCTGGTCCTGGCGATTGTGCTCGCGGCGGTGTTCGGTCCCAGCCTGCAAAACGCCATGCTCGCCATCGCCATCGTCACCACGCCGTCCTTCGCGCGCATGGTGCGTGGTGGGGTCCTGGCGCAGCGCGAGCGGGAGGACGTCCAGGCGGCCAACGCCCTCGGCGCCCACTCCCTGCGGGTCATCCTGCGCCACGTCCTCCCGAACCTCTCGGGCGTCTTGATCGTCCAGATCACCCTGGCCATCGCGACGGCGGTGCTGGCCGAGAGCACGCTGTCGTTCCTGAGCCTGGGCGTGCAGCCGTCGACGCCCAGTTGGGGCGTCATGCTCGACTCCGCCCGCGGAGTTCTGACCACCGCTCCCCGGATGGCCCTTTTTCCCGGCATCTTTACCTTCCTGACGGTGCTCGCTTTCAACCTGGTCGGCGACGGTCTGCGCGAGGCCCTCGATCCCAGGGCGCGGGGGTGAACTCCGCTGGGTCACGGAGTGCGGGGGCCCGCCTCGGGTGGAGCGGGTGGGATTGCACTAGAAGCGTCCGCCAACACACGTCGCGCCGCCCGGAGCACAGCCGTGCCCAGTGGAGGGCGCCCTCGCACTGGTTGGTCTGGTCCGTCTTGACCGGGGCCGGGACAAGCTTCAGCAATCCTGATTGGGTTTCTCGATCTTGTCCCGGACCGCTTCCGAGGGGCCGTCCGTGTCCTCTCGGGGTCGGGGCCTCGCAGGCTTGCCCCCGGAAGACCCGCGCGGTAGGCTGTCGTCCATTCGTAAGTAAAGTTTCCGAACGGAGCGGGCATGGGACAACCACAGACCCTTCGACGACTCAACCGGCGGCAGGTGCTGCGGGCGTTGCTGGACGCCCAGGTGCTGACGCGCCCGCAGCTGGCCGAGCGGTTGGGACTGTCCAAGGTCACGGTCAATGCCGTCGTCCGGGAGCTGCTGGACAAAGGCCTGGTCCAGCTCTGGGCGCAGCCCGCCGGCGGCAGCGGCCGCATTCCTCAGGGCGTGCGCCTCAACCCGGCGATGGGCACGGCCCTGGGCCTGGACCTGCAACTCCAGCGCCTGCACGGACGCGCGGTTGCCCTGGGGGGCGGTCTTGAGCGGCCCTGCCGGCGGGCGAGTTCTCCAGGCCGCGTGGTGGAGGACGCCGCCGCCCTGCTGCGCGAGGTGCACGGGCGCGCACCGTTCGGGCCGCTGAGCACGGTGGTGCTGGGTGTCCCGGCGCCGGTGGACGCCCAGGGGCGTGTGGGCGAGCCCAATGCGTTGGGACCCTTCGACGCCGAGCCGGTGCTCACCGCCGCCCGGGACCTGGGGCTCGAGGTCCGCTTCGAGAACGACGCGAACCTGGCAGCGCTGGCCCTCGCCGCGCAGTACCCGGACCATGCGACGCTGGCGACGGTCATCGAACGCCCCAGCGGAATCGGGGTGGGTCTGATGCTGCAAGGCCAGCTCTACCGCGGACCGCAGGGCCGTGCCGGCGAGCTGGGCCAGGCCCCCTGGCCCAGCTCGGGGGGCGCGAGGTGTATCGAGAGCCTGCCGCTGGCGGAGCGCACCGAGGCCGCCGCCTACGCCCTGGCGGGCCTCGCCAGCGCCCTGGACCTGGAGCGCCTGATCCTGATCGGCGAGCGGAGTGGTCCACTCGCCGCGCGCCTGCGCGAACTGCACCCGGGCGTGGCGCTGTCCCTGCCCCAGGACGCGGCAGGCACGCCGCTGCGGGGCGCCGTGCTGCTGGCCCGGCAGTGGGGACGGGAGCGCCTGCTGGACGACGCCTTGCACGGGAAGAAAGCGACCCCCTATGTGGCATAGCACCTACCGGCGCACCGTCTTGCGGCCCGACTACGATTACGCCCGCGCGCACTTGCTGCCCCACCTGTTCGACGCGCTGACCGCCCACGCCCTGATGCTGGACTCCCGGGGCGTGCCCCGCGCGGGCCAGGCCGCGGCCCGGCTGCGCGCCCTGCGCCGCGAGCCCTTTCCCCCGTACGATCCGCAGGTCGAGGACGTGTTCTTCATGGTGGACCGCCGCCTGGCGGGCGAGGACCCGGAGGCGGCGGGAGCCTTGCGCACGGCCCTGTCGCGCAACGACCTCGACACGACGGTCTACCGCCTGAGCGCCCGCGAGCGCCTGCTGCGGGCCACCCGGCGCCTGCTGGCCCTGCGCCGCACCCTGCTCGACCTCGCCGGGCGCGAGGTGGACACGGTGATGGTCGCCTATACCCACCACCAGCCCGCCCAGCCCACCACCCTGGCGCACTACCTGTCCGGGCTGGAAAACGTCTTGTCGCGCGACACCCGGCGGATGTTCGCGGCGCTCGGGCACGTGAACCTCAGCCCGATGGGGGCGGTCGCCCTGGCCGGGACGAGTTTTCCCATCGACCGTGAGCGGACGGCGGAGTTGCTCGCCTTCGACCGGCCCATCGAGAACACCTACGACGCGGTGAGCGCCAGCGACTGGCAGGTGGACCTCGCGGCCACGGTCACGGTGGCGGCGACCACCCTCTCGCGCGCCGTGCACGACCTGCTGCTGTGGGCCTCGCGCGGCCTGCTCACGCTCGAAGACGGCCTGGTGCAGGGCAGCAGCGTCATGCCGCAAAAGCGCAACCCGGTCGCGCTGGAGCACGCCCGCACGAAGTTCAGCAAGGCGATCGGCATGACCCAGAGCGTCATTCTCAGCGCGCACAACGTGCCCTTCGGGGACATCAACGACCCCGGGCCCGACATGCAGCCCTCCCTGCACGGCATGTGGCAGGAGTTCCGGGAGGGCGTGGAGCTGCTCACGGTGGCCCTGACGAACCCGCGCATTGGCCGCGAGGCCTGGCGCCGGGAGGCCGAGTGCGGCGAGTCGGTCGTCACCGAGCTGGCCGACGCCATCGTGCGCCACCGGGGCGGCGGCTTCCGGGAGGCGCACGGGGCGGTCAAGGGCCTGCTCACGGGGCTCCACGCCGAAGGCCGCACGCTCGCCTCCCTCACCCGGCACGACCTGGAACGCCTGGGCGTGGACCTGCCCGCCGGTGAGCTCGCCGCCGCGCTCGACCCCGCCGCCTTCGTCGCCCGCCGCACCACCCTCGGGGGCCCCGCGCCCGCCGTCATGCGGGAGGCGCTCGCCGCCGCCCACGCGCGGCTGAGGGGAGACACCCTCGACCACGGGCGCGCCCGGCAACGCTTCGCAGACGCCCGGACGCGTCTGGAGGGAGGAACAGCATGGTAAAACGCCTCGGAGCCACATTTCTCGCCGCGCTCGCCTGCGGGGTCGCCGCCCAGGTGGGGCCGGGCAGCTACGGCGGCACGGTCAGCGGCCTCGACCTGATGGACGTGGACCTGATGTTCATCGGCGCCCACCCGGACGACGACGGCGGCGTGACGGCCACGCTGGCCCGCTACGTGCTCGACGGCGGTCACAAGGCCACGGTGGTCACCCTCACGGGCGGGGAGGGGGGCGGCAACGCCACCGGGCGCGAGACGGGCCGGGCGCTCGGCCTGATCCGCGAGGAGGAGGAGCGCCGCTCGCTGGGCATGGTGGGCGTGACCTCCCCGCACTTCCTGGGCCTGCGCGACTTCTACTTCACCCTCTCCGCCGAGGAGACCGAGCGCATGTGGGGCGGGCAGGCCTTCGTGTGCGACGTGGTGCGCCTCGTGCGGGTGCGCCGCCCCGAGGTGATCGTCACCATGTGGCCGGGGCCGGGCACCCACGGGCAGCACCAGATGGCCGCGCGCGCCGCCACCCTCGCCTACACCCGTGCGGGCGACTCCGCGTACTGCCCCGAGCAGCTCAGGGAAGGCCTGCAACCCTTCACCCCCCTGAAGCTGTACTCCTACCCGGGCAGCGCGGAGGACGCCACCGTGAGGATTCCCACCGACGAGGTATCCCGCACCGCCCGCGTCCGGTACGCCGACCTGAGGAGCGTCGCGCAGTTCAACTACCGCTCGCAGGGCTGGGACGCCACGAACACCCTGCCCGCGAAGTCCGCCAACCCCGAGACCTTCATGCTGGTGAGCTCCCGCGTGCCGGTCCCCGAGCAGGAGACTTCCCTGCTGACCGGGGCGCTGACCCCTGGCGTGGGCGCGCCCCTGGGCGTGCGGCTCCAGGCCCGGCCCGCGAGCTACGACATCGGCCAGGGCCGCCCGGCGCCCGTCGAGGTCACGCTGACGAACGCCACCGCCCAGCCCATGACCGGCGTCCGGCTGGCCCTGGACGTGCCGGGGGGCTGGCGCGTCACCGGCACGCCGGGCGCGCGCACCCTCGCCCCCGGGGAGAGCATGGCCCTCACCCTGCGCGTCACCGCCCCCGAGGACGCGGGGGCCGAGCGGACTCCCCTCGCCGTTCGGTACACGGCGACCCAGGCGGGGCAGGCGGTCTCCGGGCGCAACGTCACCTTCGTGCGGCCCGTCCCGCCCGTGACGGCGACCTTCGCCCCCACCTTCGACGTGGCGGGGTATCAGGCCTTCGCGCGCCAGACCGGCACCGACTGGGTGATCGGCACCCTCCCCACCCGGTTGCCGCTGGTGCTGGGCGAGCCCACCGCCGTGACCGTCAACGTGACGAACCGCGGCGCGCAGGTCGCCAGCGGCACGCTCGACCTGAAGTTGCCGGACGGCGTGACGGTGGTCGGAAAGCCCGAGTACCGGGTCAACCCGGGGGAGACCGCCGCCGTCACCGTCCGGCTCCAGGCGACCGCCGCGGCCCTGCCCGCCGGACGGCAGAGTGCCCAGCTTCCCGTCAGCGTCACCGCGGGCGGTTTCCCCGACACCGCGACCGCGTTCCTGCTGCCCAGCCTGACGGTTCCCCGCCTCGCCACGCCGCCCCGCATCGACGGGGACCTGGGGGACCTCGCCGCCGGGGCCGCAGGCAGCCTCAGCCCCGCCGACCTGTGGTGGCGCACGAAGCCCGACTCGGAGGCCGACGCGAGCGCCGCTTTCCGGCTCGGCTACGATGATCAGTTCCTGTACGTCGGCCTGAACGTCAAAGACGAGCTGGTCGCCTGCAACATCGCCCCCGACGACGTGAAGGCGCAACTGCGCTCGGACGCGGTCGGGATCACCGTCGATCCCGGCGGCCAGAGCCGCGACACCTCGACCACCTTGCAGGCCGCTGCGTTCCCCTGCACCACGGCGGGCTTCGGCGCGCGGGGCTTCCGTGACGCGGACGCCAACCAGGGCGTGATGGAGGAGACGGCCCCCGGCATGCAGGTGGCGTCCCGGAAGACGGACGGCGGGTACAGCATCGAGTTCCGGATTCCCTGGGCGGCGATGCCTGCCAGGCCACAGCCGGGCACGCCGCTGGGCCTGAACCTCGTCCTGTACGACGGCGACCAGCCAGACGCCCGGGTCGGCGCCAACATCAGCCAGAGCGGGCTGGCCTGGGCGGCGTTCTCCTGGGGCGGCAAACAGGCCCTGCCCTACCTGTGGCCCCGCGTGACCCTCGGCAAGTAAGCCTCTGTTTCCCCCAAGGAGCCCCCCATGCGCAAGTTCCTGACCCTGGCCCTCACCCTCGCCGCCGTTCCCAGCGCCGCCGCCGCGCCCGTCACCCTCACCTACTGGCAGTACGACTTCGCCAGCAAGGTGGACACGATGAACAAGCTCATCGCGAAGTTCGAGGCGCAGAACCCGGACATCAGAATCCGGCAGGAGACCTTCCCCTACGACGCCTACAACCAGAAGGTCGCCTCCAGCGTGCCCGCCGGTCAGGGTCCCGACGTGGTGAACCTCTTCTACGGGTGGCTCCCGCAGTACGTGGACAGCGGGTACCTCCAGCCGCTGCCCGCGCGGGACTTCCCGGTGGCCCAGATAGACAAGACCTTCGTGCCGATGGTCCAGACGAGCAAGATCGGCGGGCAGTACTACGCGCTGCCCACGTCGGTGCGCACCCTGGCGGTGTTCTACAACAAGGACCTGCTGCGGGCCTCGGGCGTGCTGACCCCGCCCCGCACCTGGGAGGACTTCATCGCCGCCGCGCAGAAGGTGGTCAAGGGGGCGCCGCCGCGCTTCACCACCCTGGGCTTCGGCATCCAGCCCGACGGGCAGGACTATCACGTGGTGCGCGAGGTGCTCGTGCGGCAGTTCGGCGGGTCGCCCTACAGCAAGGACGGCAAGCAGGTCGCCTACGACAGCGACGCGGGCCAGAAGGCCATGAGCTTCTACACCGACCTCTTCACGAAGTACAAGCTCGGCACGCCCAACTTCTTCCCCGGCAACAACTCGTACCGCGACGCCTTCATCGCCGGGAAGGTCGGCATGATCATCGACGGCTCCTTCGCGGTGAGCACCATCCAGAAGGGCGCGAAGTTTGGCTGGGGCGTCGTGCCGCTGCCGGTCCTCAGGGGGAACGGCGTCCGCAGCAACTTCGGCTCCTACTGGGTGAACGGGATCACCAAGAACGCGAAAGGCGACAAGCTGGCGGCCTCGGTCAAGTTCCTGAAGTTCCTCACGAGCGAGGACACCCAGCGCACCTGGCTCCAGTCGGTCGGGGAGATTCCCGCGAGCCGGAAGCTGTCGAACGATCAGCAGCTCCGGCGCGATCCCGTCTACGGCCCCTTCGTGCAGGCCCTGCCTTTCGCGCACTCGACCCTCTTCGTGGATGAGGCCGGGCAGCGCAAGGCGTGGGTGGACGCGATCAACACGGTGATCTTGCAGGGCGCCGCGCCCGCCAATGCCGTGAAGCGGGCGGCGGCGGATGAGCAGAAGATCTTGAATGGCTACTACAAGTAAGCTGCGGGGGGGGCGGCCAGCGGCCCGTGCCCCCGCCCGCACGGGCAGCCTGCGCCGCCACCAGATCCGCACGGCCTACACCTTCTTGCTGGTGCCGCTGCTGTTCTTCCTGGTGGTGCGCTTCATCCCGACCCTGATGTCCCTGCGCCTGAGCCTCTTCGACTGGAACATCCTCCGGGAGCAGCAGCCCTTCGTGGGCCTGGAGAACTACCGCACGCTGCTGGAGGACGGGCGGTTTGGCCAGGCCCTGCGCAACACCGCGCTGTACACCCTGATCGGCGTGCCCGTGCAGGTCGCCCTGGGCCTGGGCATCGCCCTGTTGCTGGGCCGCGTGCGGGCGCTGCGGGGCCTGTACCGGGCGCTGTACTTCGCGCCGTACGTGACGCCCATCGTCGCGGCGGCGTGGGTGTGGCAGTGGGTGTTCAGCCCGCAGTTCGGGCCGGTGAACACCTTCCTGGGCTGGCTGCACCTGCCCGCGCAACCTTTTCTGACCTCGCCTGGTCAGGCGCTGCCCACCACCGCCGCGCTGGTCGTGTGGCAGAACCTGGGCTTTCAGGTCGTGCTGTTCCTCGCGGGGCTGGCCGCCATTCCGCGCGTGTACTACGAGGCGGCGGAGATCGACGGGGCCAGCGGCGCCCAGGCGTTCCGCAAGATCACCCTGCCCCTCCTGAACCCCACCATCGTCTTCAGCGTGGTGACGGGGACCATCGCCTACCTGCAACTGTTCACCCAGGTCGTGAACCTCAACTTCACCGACCAGGGCGGGCCGCTGGGCAGCACGATGACGGTCGCGCTGTACATCTACCAGCTCGCCTTCGGGCGCTACCAGATGGGCTACGCCTCGGCGGTGACGGTGGTGCTCTTCCTGATCATCCTCCTGATCACCCTGTTGCAGTTGCGCTTCCTGACCCGGAGGTACGACGCTTGACCGTCACCGCCGCCCCGCCGCCCCGCCGCCGGACCGACCTCCGCACGGCGCTCGCCTACCTGATCCTCACCGTGGGGGTAATCCTCACTCTCTTTCCCTTCGCCTGGATGCTGCTCACCAGCCTGAAGAGCTTCCAGGAGCTGTTCAACCTGGCCTTCCTCCCCGCCGACCCCACCCTGGACAACTACCGGCAGGTGCTCACCGAGACGCGGTTTCTCCAGTGGTTCGGCAACAGCCTGCTCGTCGCCACGGTGACGACCCTCAGCGTGCTGTTCTTCGACTCGCTGGTCGGGTACACGCTCGCCAAGTTCGACTTTCCCGGGAAGAGCCTGATCTTCATCCTGATCCTCTCCACGCTGATGATCCCGACCGAGATGCTCGTCGTCCCCTGGTTCGTGGGGGTCAGCGACCTGGGGCTCACGCGGTCGGTGCCCGGCGCGTACTTCGCGATCATGTTCCCCGGGTTGATCAGCGCCTTCGGGGTCTTTCTGATGCGGCAGTTTTTCGAGAGCCTTCCCGACGACCTGCTGGAGGCGGCCCGCATCGACGGGATGCACGAGTTCGGCATCTTCTGGCGGGTGGCCCTGCCCCTGGTGCGCCCGGCGCTGGCGAGCCTCGCCATCTTCACGTTCCTGGGCAACTGGAACGCCTTCCTGTGGCCGCTGATCGTGATCCAGCAGCCCCAGTTCCGCACCCTGCCGGTCGGGACGGCGCTCTTCAACGGCGAGGCGGGCACCCAGTGGGGGCTGATCATGGCGGCGAGCAGCCTCGCGGTGATCCCCGTGCTGCTGGTCTTCGCGTTCTTCCAGCGGCAGATCATCGAGGGCATCGTGCTCACGGGGATGAAAGGCTAGGGTGCGCTTCGGAAACCGCGACAGGGACCAGGGCGACAGGCTGCGCCGGGCCGCTTCCCGTGCCGAGACCAACGACCAACGCCGACCCCCTGGGGATGGAGGTCCGGCGGCCGGAAGACGCGAGCCCCAACCTGGGGGGAACACGCCCCACCGGAGTCTCCCTATGAGGGAACTGGTTGTCCTGGGCAACGTCAACGTCGACCTGATCCTGGGACCGCTGGGCGCCTGGCCGTCGGAGGGCACGGAGGTCCTCGTCAAGCGGGGCGTCTGGCGGGTGGGCGGCAACGCGGGCAATGCCGCCGTCGCCCTCGCGGGCCTGGGAGCCCGGGCGTGCCTGGTCAGCACGGTCGGCCAGGACCTGCCCGGGGAGTGGCTGCGGGCGAACTTGCGCGGAGTGTCCGCCCTATGGCGCCCGGTTCCCGAGGCGACCTCCGTCACGGTGGCCGTCACCCACCCGGGCGGCGAGCGCTCTTTCATCACCCACCTGGGGCACCTCGCGCAGCTCGGCTGGACGGACCTGCGGGCATCGGTGCCGGCCGCGTCCCCGGTCCTGCTCGCCGGGGGGTTCCTGACCCCGGGCCTGCGCCGGGACTACCCGGCTCTCCTGCGCGAGCTGACGGGGCACGGCAGCGAGGTCGCGCTCGATCCCGGCTGGCCGGAGGGGGGGTTTACGGGAGAGGTCCGGGCCGAAATGACCTCCTGGCTACCCCACGTGACGCACCTGCTGATCAACGAACTCGAGGCCCGCAGCCTGACCGGCGAGCTGGACCCACGGCGAGCGGCCCGCGCGCTGGTGCGCCACCTTCCTTCCGGGGGCACCGCCGTGGTGAAGCTGGGGGCCCGGGGTGCCGTGGCAACCTGCGGGGACGAGCAAAGCCACGTTCCCGCGCCGACAGTGCGGGTGATCGACACCGTCGGCGCGGGCGACATCTTCAATGCCGCTTACCTGCAAGCGCGCCTGGGAGGCGGGAACCTGCGCGCGGCGCTGGAACACGGGGTCCAGGTCGCCTCGCGGGCCATCTCCAGCTCCCCTCGCGTCTTTGTCCCTGCCGGAGGGGTGGCCTGGTGACAGCTCCCAGCCCGTTGATGGAGTCTGCTGGGCGCCAGGTTGCAGCCGGGGCCGAGGGACGTCCGGCCTGGCTGGTCGGAGCGCGCTCGGCGCCAGTCCGGGTCCTGTGCTCCGCGCGCCTCGCGCCGCCCGTTCGACCCACCGGGTGAAATGCCCCGGTCAGAAGCACCGGAACGGCGAACGGCCCGAGGTTCGGCGCACCCGGCTGGGTCAAGGAACTCCTCGCGGACGATCTGCCGTGAGCACCGGAACGCCGCGCCGCGGCGCCAGGGCCAGGCAGGAGTGCTCGCTTCCCCCCACTGCTCGCCGCCCTGGGGCGTATGCCTCAGGCTTCCCCCCGGATCAGCTCCACCGCGAACGGCAGGTCGGGGAGCGTGGCCCAATTTTGTTCGGCGGTCATCACGTCCGCCCCGAGCGTCTCCGCCGTGCCCAGGCACAGGGCGTCGCCCAGACTGAGATCGTAGGGCTTGCGCCGGGCGTAGTAGAAGCTCGCCGCCCGCTGCGCGCTCACCTCGAAAGGGACCACCGTGAGGAGCTGCCCGAGCTGGTGAATACGGGTCCGCACCTGCTCCGGGGTGAAGGTGCCGCCCGACACCAGCTTGCCCTCGACCTCGATCAGCCCAATCGTGCTGACCAGGTGCTCGCGGCGGGCGGTCGTCAAGGACCTCAGGACCCTCTCCCCTCCCCGCTCCCTGCGGATGAAGGCGGTCAGGGCACTGGCGTCGATCAGGAGTGGCCGGGCCCTCAAGGCTTCTCCCGCTGGGCCTCGGCACGCCGTTCGTCGAGAAGCTCCTGGGTGAAGTCCCGGCGGTCGTCCTCGGCCAGGCTCCCGTACAACTCCTGGGCCAACTGGTGCTTGGTGGTGATCCGGACCTGCTTGCCTTCCACCACATACAGCAAGGTGTCCCCCTCGGCCACCTCCAGGGCGTCACGCACCCCACGGGGAAGGATGGCGCGGTACTTAGGACCGAGTTGACCGGAGTACACCTGAGGTCCTTGAGGGACACTTTCTGACATAGGGACACTTTATCATCTCCCCGCCCTCGCCTCACCCTTCTGGTAAGTGGGATTACCAGAAGCTTCGCTGCGGCGATGATCGCACCAGGCTTCCTACCGTTTTTCTGCTAATATGTACTGATGACTGTTGGTAAGATCAGTGTAAGTTTGGAGGAACCGCTCCTCGACTTTCTCAGCCACTATCAGGAGACCCACCGGGTTCGCTCCAAATCGGAGGTGATCGCCCAGGCCCTCACCCTCCTGCGGGAACGGGAGCTGGAAACTCAGTACGCCGAGGCCCTGGCCGAGTGGCGGGCGAATGGCGAGGGCGATCTGTGGGAAAGCGTGATCGCCGACGGCCTGAGCGAGGGTTCCGATGCGGCGCGGTGACATCTATATCGCCGACCTCGACCCCGCCCGTTCGAGTGAGGCGAACAAGCGGCGCCCGGTGGTGATCGTCAGTGCCGACAGCCTGAACCGAACGGTGGACCGGCTGGGGGCCGGGGTCGTTACCATCGTGCCGCTCACCGGCAACGTGACGCGGGTTTATGACTTCCAGGTGCTGCTGCCGGCGGGGGAGACCGGGCTGGAGAGTGACAGCAAAGCGCAGGCCGAGCAAATCCGGGCCGTGGGATTCAGCCGTTTGGGACCTGCGCCAGTCGGCCACGTGCCCGCCGGGCTGATGGTCCGCCTCGACGCCGCCCTGCGGTTGCACCTGGCGCTGTGAAGCGGGGAGGCGTCTGGTGACCCTTGACCTGTACCGCCAGGGTCAACTCGCCCCGTCCCGCGAGTGGGTGAATCTGAACCCCGAGGAGCGGCGGCGCCGGGCGGTGGCGGCGGTCGCTGGGAAAGATGTGGCGACGCTGCTCGACCTGCTAGAGGCTCACCACGTTCGCACCCACGGGCATGTCAGCAAAGAGACCCTGCGCAAGTACCGGCTCGGGGGCCGTACTTGGCTGGAGTATGCCCAGAGCCACGCGGTGAAGGTGCTGCACCCGGAGGTCGAGCACGCCGACTTGTGGGTCCGGGAGTTGGAGGCCAGCGGGAAATCTCCCGCCTCGGTGGGTGTGCTGCTCGCGGGCGCACGAGCGCTTTACTCCGCCTTGCGCTGGGCGAAGGCCACCACCGACCATCCCTTTACGGATGTGAAACCGCGCAAGGACAAGCGGCGCCCCTGGGACAAGCGCCAGCCCTACCCGGAAGGCGACGTGGGCAAACTGCTCGCCGCCGCTCCCGTCGAGATGCGGGTGCTGCTGCGCCTGGGGGGCATCGCCGGGCTGCGCGCCTCGGAGATCACCGGCCTGAAGTGGGGTGACGTGGACCTGGAAGGGGGGACCTTAACCGTGCGGAACGGGAAAGGCGGGAAGACGAGACGGGTCCTCTTGTCCTCTTCTTTGGTTGCGGACTTGCGAGAACTCGGTCCGCAAAAAGAAGAGGTGGCGGTGATCGGACGGACTCCGGAGGCGGCGCGGGGGAGACTGCGCACCCTGTGCAAGCAGCAGGGCATTCCCTACCTGGGGCTGCACGCCCTGCGGCACACGGCGGGCACGCGCCTGGTGCGGGCGGGCTTTCAGCTTCAGGACGTGGCGGAGCACCTGGGGCACAGCGACGTGCAGACCGCCCGGACCTACGGCAAGTGGGCGGATGACCGCCTCAAGGAGCATTTGCGGGGCCTGTGAGGGTACATGTCGGCCGCCCCTCACCCTGAGCTGGCCGTGATCGGGGCGACGGCGAACGCGGCCAGGGAGCGGTTGAAGCTCGCCTGTCAGAAGGCCGGGGTGGCCTACCGGGGTGTGCACGCGCTGCGGCATTGCGCCGGGACGCGGATGGTCCGCGCGGGGCCCTCTTCACGACGCGGCCCGCCACTTCGGGCACAGCAGCATCGAGACCACCTAGACCTACGCCAAATGGGCCGACGACAGCCTCA
This window contains:
- a CDS encoding extracellular solute-binding protein is translated as MRKFLTLALTLAAVPSAAAAPVTLTYWQYDFASKVDTMNKLIAKFEAQNPDIRIRQETFPYDAYNQKVASSVPAGQGPDVVNLFYGWLPQYVDSGYLQPLPARDFPVAQIDKTFVPMVQTSKIGGQYYALPTSVRTLAVFYNKDLLRASGVLTPPRTWEDFIAAAQKVVKGAPPRFTTLGFGIQPDGQDYHVVREVLVRQFGGSPYSKDGKQVAYDSDAGQKAMSFYTDLFTKYKLGTPNFFPGNNSYRDAFIAGKVGMIIDGSFAVSTIQKGAKFGWGVVPLPVLRGNGVRSNFGSYWVNGITKNAKGDKLAASVKFLKFLTSEDTQRTWLQSVGEIPASRKLSNDQQLRRDPVYGPFVQALPFAHSTLFVDEAGQRKAWVDAINTVILQGAAPANAVKRAAADEQKILNGYYK
- a CDS encoding carbohydrate ABC transporter permease codes for the protein MATTSKLRGGRPAARAPARTGSLRRHQIRTAYTFLLVPLLFFLVVRFIPTLMSLRLSLFDWNILREQQPFVGLENYRTLLEDGRFGQALRNTALYTLIGVPVQVALGLGIALLLGRVRALRGLYRALYFAPYVTPIVAAAWVWQWVFSPQFGPVNTFLGWLHLPAQPFLTSPGQALPTTAALVVWQNLGFQVVLFLAGLAAIPRVYYEAAEIDGASGAQAFRKITLPLLNPTIVFSVVTGTIAYLQLFTQVVNLNFTDQGGPLGSTMTVALYIYQLAFGRYQMGYASAVTVVLFLIILLITLLQLRFLTRRYDA
- a CDS encoding carbohydrate ABC transporter permease; the protein is MTVTAAPPPRRRTDLRTALAYLILTVGVILTLFPFAWMLLTSLKSFQELFNLAFLPADPTLDNYRQVLTETRFLQWFGNSLLVATVTTLSVLFFDSLVGYTLAKFDFPGKSLIFILILSTLMIPTEMLVVPWFVGVSDLGLTRSVPGAYFAIMFPGLISAFGVFLMRQFFESLPDDLLEAARIDGMHEFGIFWRVALPLVRPALASLAIFTFLGNWNAFLWPLIVIQQPQFRTLPVGTALFNGEAGTQWGLIMAASSLAVIPVLLVFAFFQRQIIEGIVLTGMKG
- a CDS encoding carbohydrate kinase family protein, whose product is MRELVVLGNVNVDLILGPLGAWPSEGTEVLVKRGVWRVGGNAGNAAVALAGLGARACLVSTVGQDLPGEWLRANLRGVSALWRPVPEATSVTVAVTHPGGERSFITHLGHLAQLGWTDLRASVPAASPVLLAGGFLTPGLRRDYPALLRELTGHGSEVALDPGWPEGGFTGEVRAEMTSWLPHVTHLLINELEARSLTGELDPRRAARALVRHLPSGGTAVVKLGARGAVATCGDEQSHVPAPTVRVIDTVGAGDIFNAAYLQARLGGGNLRAALEHGVQVASRAISSSPRVFVPAGGVAW
- a CDS encoding PIN domain-containing protein, producing the protein MRARPLLIDASALTAFIRRERGGERVLRSLTTARREHLVSTIGLIEVEGKLVSGGTFTPEQVRTRIHQLGQLLTVVPFEVSAQRAASFYYARRKPYDLSLGDALCLGTAETLGADVMTAEQNWATLPDLPFAVELIRGEA
- a CDS encoding AbrB/MazE/SpoVT family DNA-binding domain-containing protein; translated protein: MRDALEVAEGDTLLYVVEGKQVRITTKHQLAQELYGSLAEDDRRDFTQELLDERRAEAQREKP
- a CDS encoding ribbon-helix-helix domain-containing protein, with amino-acid sequence MTVGKISVSLEEPLLDFLSHYQETHRVRSKSEVIAQALTLLRERELETQYAEALAEWRANGEGDLWESVIADGLSEGSDAAR
- a CDS encoding type II toxin-antitoxin system PemK/MazF family toxin, producing MRRGDIYIADLDPARSSEANKRRPVVIVSADSLNRTVDRLGAGVVTIVPLTGNVTRVYDFQVLLPAGETGLESDSKAQAEQIRAVGFSRLGPAPVGHVPAGLMVRLDAALRLHLAL